One Echeneis naucrates chromosome 1, fEcheNa1.1, whole genome shotgun sequence DNA segment encodes these proteins:
- the lrpap1 gene encoding alpha-2-macroglobulin receptor-associated protein: MRLRCVAVALCLVANVMAGKYSREMNEAKADGGDGPTAEFRIAKLNQVWEKAKRMELSPVRQAELHSDLKIQEKDELQWKKMKVEGLDENGEKEAQLRRNFNVILAKYGMDGKRDTRTLENNSLKDHDIKEGDIFDDPRLDKLWNKAKSSGKFSSEELLSLKREFQHHKDKIHEYNILMDTVSRTEEIHKNVISPLEGEAKEHVLHQKHTDLKQKMRDLNQGFDRLRKLSHEGFTEDSEFREPRVIELWEAAKRANLSTDELDSLKEELHHFETKVEKHSHYQEQLELSHQKLQHVEALGDKEHIKRNQEKYNTLAEKTREMGYKMKKHLQDLSNKISRQGLEHNEL; encoded by the exons ATGAGGCTGCGTTGTGTCGCCGTTGCTTTGTGTCTCGTTGCGAATGTCATGGCCGGGAAATACTCCCGGGAGATGAACGAGGCCAAGGCCGACGGCGGCGACGGACCGACGGCGGAGTTCAGGATAGCCAAGCTCAACCAGGTGTGGGAGAAAGCTAAACGG ATGGAGTTGTCTCCAGTGCGACAGGCTGAGCTGCACAGTGACCTAAAGATTCAGGAAAAAGATGAGCTACAGTGGAAAAAGATGAAGGTGGAGGGACTGGATGAAAATGGGGAGAAAGAGGCACAGCTCCGGCGTAACTTCAATG TGATCCTGGCCAAGTACGGGATGGATGGGAAAAGAGACACACGAACTCTGGAGAACAACTCTTTGAAGGACCACGACATCAAAGAGGGAGATATATTTGATGATCCCAGGCTGGACAAGCTGTGGAACAAG GCGAAGAGCTCAGGGAAATTCTCCAGTGAGGAGTTGCTGAGCCTTAAGAGGGAGTTCCAGCACCACAAAGACAAGATCCACGAATATAATATCCTCATGGACACTGTCAGCAGAACTGAGG aaATCCACAAGAATGTGATCTCGCCACTGGAGGGCGAAGCCAAAGAGCACGTGCTGCACCAGAAGCACACGGATCTGAAGCAGAAAATGAGAGACCTCAATCAGGGTTTTGACCGCCTCCGTAAGCTCAGCCACGAGGGTTTCACTGAAGATAGTG AGTTTCGGGAACCCCGTGTAATTGAACTGTGGGAGGCTGCCAAAAGAGCCAATCTCAGCACAGATGAGCTGGACTCTCTTAAG GAGGAGCTGCATCACTTTGAGACCAAGGTAGAGAAGCACAGCCATTACCAGGAGCAGCTGGAGCTCTCCCACCAGAAGCTGCAACACGTGGAGGCTTTAGGAGACAAAGAGCACATCAAGAGGAACCAGGAAAAGTACAACACTCTCGCTGAAAAGACCAGGGAGATGGGTTACAAG ATGAAGAAACATCTGCAGGATTTGTCCAACAAGATCTCCCGTCAAGGACTCGAGCACAATGAGCTGTAA
- the dok7b gene encoding protein Dok-7 isoform X1 produces MTDTVVAEGQVKFRDGKKWKSRWVVLRKPSPVADCLSLLVYKERKKGKEKGSGHKERLNVTLEGICGVEPGPGYDGVSYTLSILCLTHMLVLGFNSREALLAWDARVRYSLGEVHRFSVNVEPGTKLESGPASLHLCNNLLVLTRDLPPIVIGHWKLSALRRYGAVPNGFVFEGGTRCGYWAGVFFLSCSEGEQISFLFDCIVRGITPSRVPHGLRPSLPADPSADPASAEERINQETSALEKRLSMLSQCSLASSAASSYSCSTSVAGDDRSSISSSSSSQSDNSYGSRLPFRMEPPARPHLSNETASSSSTMKALTSSDDRLYAAVMGGPGAHPASSQPHPRGLHDSGRQRSLDSGIGIAAGSQSSYSGSCSSCTGSLDMASQGGGEEFGSVASLPAPPPSAPPPSSPPPTPASLFQVTPIPEPSSAASCSSISTSSLYASTKHSEEYQTPSLLTLRYDTPRSLLQNLSLRETSAQAAPPEPGRVSSGDGYVSPGITCSPTGPRAHHQAVMKRAHSWGSETPPSVDSEGTSTPRPLTVLGGLVCEETQSGPGLDNYITPEQWRSARDRCLTQVVNSPPSGLSPSPDTQDPPLCVREEHGRADVANKLAGLKKSLTSLPPSAPPPPPVTLSTGRPAPAGGMFQPAHETAPSAFLDNGRQSDRTINYVNIPISSLPARPKRELLYTELDLQDPSSAPVSKPHSAVREESSVSYAHLDIAAMETAHRVGMEHVQGREDRLTQLENRRQGPLN; encoded by the exons ACTGCCTGTCTCTGCTGGTGTataaggagaggaagaaggggaaGGAGAAGGGCAGCGGCCACAAGGAGAGGCTCAATGTGACACTGGAG GGGATCTGCGGTGTAGAACCAGGGCCCGGATATGATGGCGTATCCTACACTCTCTCCATCCTCTGCCTCACTCACATGCTCGTCTTGGGCTTCAACAGCCGAGAAGCCCTTCTGGCCTGGGATGCTCGAGTCCGCTACAGCCTGGGAGAAG TTCATAGGTTCAGTGTTAACGTCGAACCAGGAACCAAGCTCGAAAGTGGCCCCGCCTCCCTCCACCTGTGCAACAACCTACTGGTCCTGACCAGAGATCTCCCTCCCATCGTCATTGGCCACTGGAAGCTGTCAGCTTTGCGCCGCTATGGAGCCGTGCCAAATGGCTTTGTGTTTGAGGGGGGGACTCGCTGTGGATACT GGGCTGGTGTTTTCTTCTTGTCATGTTCAGAGGGAGAGCAGATCAGTTTCCTGTTTGACTGCATTGTCAGGGGCATCACCCCCAGTAGGGTCCCACATGGCCTGCGACCTTCCCTCCCAG CAGATCCCAGTGCTGACCCAGCATCAGCTGAGGAACGAATCAACCAGGAGACATCGGCCCTGGAGAAGAGACTCAGCATGTTGTCTCAGTGCAGCCTTGCGAGCAGCGCAG CGTCCTCttacagctgcagcacatctgTTGCCGGGGACGACCGTAGCAGcatctccagctcctcttccaGCCAATCAGACAACAGCTATGGAAGTAGGCTACCGTTTCGGATGGAACCGCCAGCGAGACCACACCTGTCCAATGAGACAGCATCCAGCTCGTCCACCATGAAGGCTTTGACCAGTTCAGATGACCGGCTTTATGCTGCTGTGATGGGAGGCCCCGGGGCCCATCCAGCCTCATCTCAGCCCCATCCTCGTGGTCTCCATGACAGCGGGCGACAGAGATCCTTAGACAGTGGCATAGGGATAGCAGCAGGCAGCCAGTCGTCTTACTCGGGGAGCTGCTCCTCATGTACGGGGAGTTTGGACATGGCCAGCCAGGGTGGAGGGGAGGAGTTTGGCTCTGTGGCTAGCCtacctgctcctcctccctctgctcctcctccttcttctcctcctcctaccCCTGCTTCACTGTTTCAGGTCACACCGATCCCAGAACCCAGTTCTGCTGCCTCCTGCTCTTCCATCTCCACATCTAGTTTATATGCATCTACTAAGCACAGCGAGGAGTACCAGACTCCCAGCCTGCTCACACTGCGGTATGATACGCCCAGGAGTCTCCTCCAGAACCTGTCCCTGAGGGAAACCTCAGCCCAGGCAGCCCCCCCTGAACCAGGCAGAGTGAGCAGTGGGGATGGATACGTTAGTCCGGGGATTACCTGCAGCCCCACAGGACCAAGGGCTCACCATCAGGCGGTGATGAAGCGTGCTCATTCCTGGGGCAGCGAGACGCCGCCCTCTGTGGACAGTGAAGGGACATCCACACCCAGACCCCTGACCGTACTTGGAGGCCTGGTTTGTGAAGAAACACAG TCCGGTCCTGGTTTGGACAACTACATTACACCAGAGCAGTGGCGGTCAGCGAGGGACAGATGTTTGACTCAG GTTGTCAACTCACCCCCATCAGGCCTTTCACCCTCTCCAGATacacaag ATCCTCCTCTGTGTGTCAGAGAGGAACACGGCAGAGCTGATGTTGCTAATAAGTTGGCAGGTCTGAAGAAGTCATTGACCTCCCTGCCTCCgtctgcccccccacctccgcCAGTCACACTGAGCACGGGTAGACCAGCGCCAGCCGGTG GTATGTTCCAGCCTGCTCATGAAACTGCTCCGTCTGCCTTCCTGGACAATGGGCGACAGAGTGACAGGACTATTAATTATGTCAACATCCCCATTAGCTCCCTACCAGCTCGACCTAAAAGAGAGCTCCTGTACACGGAGCTGGACCTGCAGGATCCCAGCTCAGCTCCGGTCTCCAAACCACACAGTGCTGTCAGAG AGGAGAGTTCAGTCAGCTACGCCCACCTCGACATCGCTGCCATGGAAACGGCTCACAGAGTGGGGATGGAGCACGTTCAGGGCAGGGAGGACAGACTGACTCAGCTGGAGAACAGGCGGCAGGGGCCACTGAACTGA
- the dok7b gene encoding protein Dok-7 isoform X2 produces MTDTVVAEGQVKFRDGKKWKSRWVVLRKPSPVADCLSLLVYKERKKGKEKGSGHKERLNVTLEGICGVEPGPGYDGVSYTLSILCLTHMLVLGFNSREALLAWDARVRYSLGEVHRFSVNVEPGTKLESGPASLHLCNNLLVLTRDLPPIVIGHWKLSALRRYGAVPNGFVFEGGTRCGYWAGVFFLSCSEGEQISFLFDCIVRGITPSRVPHGLRPSLPDPSADPASAEERINQETSALEKRLSMLSQCSLASSAASSYSCSTSVAGDDRSSISSSSSSQSDNSYGSRLPFRMEPPARPHLSNETASSSSTMKALTSSDDRLYAAVMGGPGAHPASSQPHPRGLHDSGRQRSLDSGIGIAAGSQSSYSGSCSSCTGSLDMASQGGGEEFGSVASLPAPPPSAPPPSSPPPTPASLFQVTPIPEPSSAASCSSISTSSLYASTKHSEEYQTPSLLTLRYDTPRSLLQNLSLRETSAQAAPPEPGRVSSGDGYVSPGITCSPTGPRAHHQAVMKRAHSWGSETPPSVDSEGTSTPRPLTVLGGLVCEETQSGPGLDNYITPEQWRSARDRCLTQVVNSPPSGLSPSPDTQDPPLCVREEHGRADVANKLAGLKKSLTSLPPSAPPPPPVTLSTGRPAPAGGMFQPAHETAPSAFLDNGRQSDRTINYVNIPISSLPARPKRELLYTELDLQDPSSAPVSKPHSAVREESSVSYAHLDIAAMETAHRVGMEHVQGREDRLTQLENRRQGPLN; encoded by the exons ACTGCCTGTCTCTGCTGGTGTataaggagaggaagaaggggaaGGAGAAGGGCAGCGGCCACAAGGAGAGGCTCAATGTGACACTGGAG GGGATCTGCGGTGTAGAACCAGGGCCCGGATATGATGGCGTATCCTACACTCTCTCCATCCTCTGCCTCACTCACATGCTCGTCTTGGGCTTCAACAGCCGAGAAGCCCTTCTGGCCTGGGATGCTCGAGTCCGCTACAGCCTGGGAGAAG TTCATAGGTTCAGTGTTAACGTCGAACCAGGAACCAAGCTCGAAAGTGGCCCCGCCTCCCTCCACCTGTGCAACAACCTACTGGTCCTGACCAGAGATCTCCCTCCCATCGTCATTGGCCACTGGAAGCTGTCAGCTTTGCGCCGCTATGGAGCCGTGCCAAATGGCTTTGTGTTTGAGGGGGGGACTCGCTGTGGATACT GGGCTGGTGTTTTCTTCTTGTCATGTTCAGAGGGAGAGCAGATCAGTTTCCTGTTTGACTGCATTGTCAGGGGCATCACCCCCAGTAGGGTCCCACATGGCCTGCGACCTTCCCTCCCAG ATCCCAGTGCTGACCCAGCATCAGCTGAGGAACGAATCAACCAGGAGACATCGGCCCTGGAGAAGAGACTCAGCATGTTGTCTCAGTGCAGCCTTGCGAGCAGCGCAG CGTCCTCttacagctgcagcacatctgTTGCCGGGGACGACCGTAGCAGcatctccagctcctcttccaGCCAATCAGACAACAGCTATGGAAGTAGGCTACCGTTTCGGATGGAACCGCCAGCGAGACCACACCTGTCCAATGAGACAGCATCCAGCTCGTCCACCATGAAGGCTTTGACCAGTTCAGATGACCGGCTTTATGCTGCTGTGATGGGAGGCCCCGGGGCCCATCCAGCCTCATCTCAGCCCCATCCTCGTGGTCTCCATGACAGCGGGCGACAGAGATCCTTAGACAGTGGCATAGGGATAGCAGCAGGCAGCCAGTCGTCTTACTCGGGGAGCTGCTCCTCATGTACGGGGAGTTTGGACATGGCCAGCCAGGGTGGAGGGGAGGAGTTTGGCTCTGTGGCTAGCCtacctgctcctcctccctctgctcctcctccttcttctcctcctcctaccCCTGCTTCACTGTTTCAGGTCACACCGATCCCAGAACCCAGTTCTGCTGCCTCCTGCTCTTCCATCTCCACATCTAGTTTATATGCATCTACTAAGCACAGCGAGGAGTACCAGACTCCCAGCCTGCTCACACTGCGGTATGATACGCCCAGGAGTCTCCTCCAGAACCTGTCCCTGAGGGAAACCTCAGCCCAGGCAGCCCCCCCTGAACCAGGCAGAGTGAGCAGTGGGGATGGATACGTTAGTCCGGGGATTACCTGCAGCCCCACAGGACCAAGGGCTCACCATCAGGCGGTGATGAAGCGTGCTCATTCCTGGGGCAGCGAGACGCCGCCCTCTGTGGACAGTGAAGGGACATCCACACCCAGACCCCTGACCGTACTTGGAGGCCTGGTTTGTGAAGAAACACAG TCCGGTCCTGGTTTGGACAACTACATTACACCAGAGCAGTGGCGGTCAGCGAGGGACAGATGTTTGACTCAG GTTGTCAACTCACCCCCATCAGGCCTTTCACCCTCTCCAGATacacaag ATCCTCCTCTGTGTGTCAGAGAGGAACACGGCAGAGCTGATGTTGCTAATAAGTTGGCAGGTCTGAAGAAGTCATTGACCTCCCTGCCTCCgtctgcccccccacctccgcCAGTCACACTGAGCACGGGTAGACCAGCGCCAGCCGGTG GTATGTTCCAGCCTGCTCATGAAACTGCTCCGTCTGCCTTCCTGGACAATGGGCGACAGAGTGACAGGACTATTAATTATGTCAACATCCCCATTAGCTCCCTACCAGCTCGACCTAAAAGAGAGCTCCTGTACACGGAGCTGGACCTGCAGGATCCCAGCTCAGCTCCGGTCTCCAAACCACACAGTGCTGTCAGAG AGGAGAGTTCAGTCAGCTACGCCCACCTCGACATCGCTGCCATGGAAACGGCTCACAGAGTGGGGATGGAGCACGTTCAGGGCAGGGAGGACAGACTGACTCAGCTGGAGAACAGGCGGCAGGGGCCACTGAACTGA
- the dok7b gene encoding protein Dok-7 isoform X3, producing MTDTVVAEGQVKFRDGKKWKSRWVVLRKPSPVADCLSLLVYKERKKGKEKGSGHKERLNVTLEGICGVEPGPGYDGVSYTLSILCLTHMLVLGFNSREALLAWDARVRYSLGEVHRFSVNVEPGTKLESGPASLHLCNNLLVLTRDLPPIVIGHWKLSALRRYGAVPNGFVFEGGTRCGYWAGVFFLSCSEGEQISFLFDCIVRGITPSRVPHGLRPSLPADPSADPASAEERINQETSALEKRLSMLSQCSLASSAASSYSCSTSVAGDDRSSISSSSSSQSDNSYGSRLPFRMEPPARPHLSNETASSSSTMKALTSSDDRLYAAVMGGPGAHPASSQPHPRGLHDSGRQRSLDSGIGIAAGSQSSYSGSCSSCTGSLDMASQGGGEEFGSVASLPAPPPSAPPPSSPPPTPASLFQVTPIPEPSSAASCSSISTSSLYASTKHSEEYQTPSLLTLRYDTPRSLLQNLSLRETSAQAAPPEPGRVSSGDGYVSPGITCSPTGPRAHHQAVMKRAHSWGSETPPSVDSEGTSTPRPLTVLGGLVCEETQSGPGLDNYITPEQWRSARDRCLTQVVNSPPSGLSPSPDTQDPPLCVREEHGRADVANKLAGLKKSLTSLPPSAPPPPPVTLSTGRPAPAGGMFQPAHETAPSAFLDNGRQSDRTINYVNIPISSLPARPKRELLYTELDLQDPSSAPVSKPHSAVRGNSADPRRVQSATPTSTSLPWKRLTEWGWSTFRAGRTD from the exons ACTGCCTGTCTCTGCTGGTGTataaggagaggaagaaggggaaGGAGAAGGGCAGCGGCCACAAGGAGAGGCTCAATGTGACACTGGAG GGGATCTGCGGTGTAGAACCAGGGCCCGGATATGATGGCGTATCCTACACTCTCTCCATCCTCTGCCTCACTCACATGCTCGTCTTGGGCTTCAACAGCCGAGAAGCCCTTCTGGCCTGGGATGCTCGAGTCCGCTACAGCCTGGGAGAAG TTCATAGGTTCAGTGTTAACGTCGAACCAGGAACCAAGCTCGAAAGTGGCCCCGCCTCCCTCCACCTGTGCAACAACCTACTGGTCCTGACCAGAGATCTCCCTCCCATCGTCATTGGCCACTGGAAGCTGTCAGCTTTGCGCCGCTATGGAGCCGTGCCAAATGGCTTTGTGTTTGAGGGGGGGACTCGCTGTGGATACT GGGCTGGTGTTTTCTTCTTGTCATGTTCAGAGGGAGAGCAGATCAGTTTCCTGTTTGACTGCATTGTCAGGGGCATCACCCCCAGTAGGGTCCCACATGGCCTGCGACCTTCCCTCCCAG CAGATCCCAGTGCTGACCCAGCATCAGCTGAGGAACGAATCAACCAGGAGACATCGGCCCTGGAGAAGAGACTCAGCATGTTGTCTCAGTGCAGCCTTGCGAGCAGCGCAG CGTCCTCttacagctgcagcacatctgTTGCCGGGGACGACCGTAGCAGcatctccagctcctcttccaGCCAATCAGACAACAGCTATGGAAGTAGGCTACCGTTTCGGATGGAACCGCCAGCGAGACCACACCTGTCCAATGAGACAGCATCCAGCTCGTCCACCATGAAGGCTTTGACCAGTTCAGATGACCGGCTTTATGCTGCTGTGATGGGAGGCCCCGGGGCCCATCCAGCCTCATCTCAGCCCCATCCTCGTGGTCTCCATGACAGCGGGCGACAGAGATCCTTAGACAGTGGCATAGGGATAGCAGCAGGCAGCCAGTCGTCTTACTCGGGGAGCTGCTCCTCATGTACGGGGAGTTTGGACATGGCCAGCCAGGGTGGAGGGGAGGAGTTTGGCTCTGTGGCTAGCCtacctgctcctcctccctctgctcctcctccttcttctcctcctcctaccCCTGCTTCACTGTTTCAGGTCACACCGATCCCAGAACCCAGTTCTGCTGCCTCCTGCTCTTCCATCTCCACATCTAGTTTATATGCATCTACTAAGCACAGCGAGGAGTACCAGACTCCCAGCCTGCTCACACTGCGGTATGATACGCCCAGGAGTCTCCTCCAGAACCTGTCCCTGAGGGAAACCTCAGCCCAGGCAGCCCCCCCTGAACCAGGCAGAGTGAGCAGTGGGGATGGATACGTTAGTCCGGGGATTACCTGCAGCCCCACAGGACCAAGGGCTCACCATCAGGCGGTGATGAAGCGTGCTCATTCCTGGGGCAGCGAGACGCCGCCCTCTGTGGACAGTGAAGGGACATCCACACCCAGACCCCTGACCGTACTTGGAGGCCTGGTTTGTGAAGAAACACAG TCCGGTCCTGGTTTGGACAACTACATTACACCAGAGCAGTGGCGGTCAGCGAGGGACAGATGTTTGACTCAG GTTGTCAACTCACCCCCATCAGGCCTTTCACCCTCTCCAGATacacaag ATCCTCCTCTGTGTGTCAGAGAGGAACACGGCAGAGCTGATGTTGCTAATAAGTTGGCAGGTCTGAAGAAGTCATTGACCTCCCTGCCTCCgtctgcccccccacctccgcCAGTCACACTGAGCACGGGTAGACCAGCGCCAGCCGGTG GTATGTTCCAGCCTGCTCATGAAACTGCTCCGTCTGCCTTCCTGGACAATGGGCGACAGAGTGACAGGACTATTAATTATGTCAACATCCCCATTAGCTCCCTACCAGCTCGACCTAAAAGAGAGCTCCTGTACACGGAGCTGGACCTGCAGGATCCCAGCTCAGCTCCGGTCTCCAAACCACACAGTGCTGTCAGAGGTAACTCTGCAGACCCA AGGAGAGTTCAGTCAGCTACGCCCACCTCGACATCGCTGCCATGGAAACGGCTCACAGAGTGGGGATGGAGCACGTTCAGGGCAGGGAGGACAGACTGA